CGCGTATATCGTCACAACAAATGAGAATTCGTCTGCTGTTTATGCCCTCAACAGAACTCAGATGTTGGCAGGAACAGGCGGAACAGCGCAGCGCTTTACGGTAGCAACATTTGGAACTATTGGCTTTCAGGCCATGACGCCTGTAAGTTTAGATGGCACCACCGCACCGCCTTCTGGCACGCCTGCCATGGTGATGCGTATGCGCGATGACGCTTGGAGTGGGGCAGCAACAGATGCCTTGGAAATTTGGGCATTCAACATCAATTGGAGCAATGCCAATGCAACTACCCTTACCCAAGTTGCCACCCTAGGTGTTCAGGCCTTTGATTCAAATCTTTGTGGCTACACTTCATTCTCATGCATTGATCAACCTGGTTCGAGCACCAATCTTGATCCACTGCGCGAATTGTTGATGAACCGCATACACTACAGGAATTTCGGAACTCACGAATCCATTGTATGCTGCCACGTGACAGATGTGAACGGCAGCGACCGTTCGGGAATCCGTTGGTATGAATTAAGAAGAACCAACGGAACATCAGGTTCTTGGAGCATCTATCAGCAAGGGACCTATTCTCCAGATGCCGCCAGCCGTTGGATGCCTTCTATCGGAATTTCCGCTTCAGGAAACATCGGAATGGCGTATAGCGTCAGCAGCAGTTCCATTTATCCTTCATTGCGTTACACAGGTAGAAAATCCTGCGATCCGCTCAATTCCATGACCGAACCGGAAACAAGCATCATTGCTGGCACCACTCCCAATAATTCAAACCGTTGGGGAGATTACCATGCCTTAGGTCTCGATCCAACGGATGGCGAAACCTTCTGGTTTACAGGAGCTTACGGAACAGGAAATGCCTGGAGTACCCGTGTGGCCGCATTCGACCTTCCTACGTGTTCGCCTGCTGTTACTTTCAGTGTGGCCACACAAGCGGCCAACGAAGCCAATGGAACAACAGCCAATGGTTGCTTGCCATATGTGGATGTGATCATTCCGATCGGAATTGCTTCGGCACCTTCTCAGAATGCCTCTGTTAACGTCACTGTTTCTGGCGGAACGGCCACACAGGGAGTTGATTATCAATTGCTCAACACGAACATCACCCTTTCAAGTGGAAACTTGACTGGAAACGTGACCGTGCGTGTATTTAACGATGATTATGTGGAAGGAAACGAGACCATCATTCTTAGTTATTCGTTGAATGCCAATGGTGGGAATGCCACACAGGGTGGCGTGAATCAAACCGTTACCATTACCATTAACGATGACGACCTCGACCCAGCACTGGCGCAAGGCACACAGACCATTCTTTCCGAGAATTTTGAAAACGGTTTGGGAATCATGACCACCTTGAATCCTGCAGGAGACACGCCTTGGCAAGTAGGGAATGAAGCAGCGGCAGAAACGCAACCATACAATATCCCTTCTACCAACACCAGCAATTTCGCTTATGTGAATGATGATGATTGTAATTGCGATATGAGCGAAGTAGACCTCATCTTCCCAACCATAGACCTTAGCAGCTACACCAGTGCGCAGGTAAGCTTCGATACTTATTTTGAAGGAAACACCTACCAAGGAAGCACTGAATATGCAGGGCTTTTCGTTTCGTTGGATGGACAGAATTTCAGTCTGGTGGGCGATCTGGTCGCATCGGGTGTTGATGGCCCATGGGTGTCGCAGCAGTTTGATCTGGCAGCTTACTTGGGAGAAAGCACCGTTACGCTACTTATCTATTACAACGATGGTGGCGGTTGGTTGTATGGTTGCACAGTAGATAACGTGTTGGTGACAGGCGAAACGAACATT
The window above is part of the Flavobacteriales bacterium genome. Proteins encoded here:
- a CDS encoding T9SS type A sorting domain-containing protein, with the protein product MKHLHILVFGLFISSATFAQKDNVLRNPTEIPVTFHGETVPLRDYIEDPNAVNEITKTLKPGYHPKKDWILNEAVNPLAKPNGDDPAWQQSYAPSAVNTKSLAYSFEGIGFTNVSPADPCVDVGPNHVIQMINGGSGSYFKVYSKTGQVLANATYLDNYMGFPGGAGDPIVLYDQQADRWLMSEFASSGNVLHVAISTSADPLGTWYKYTYNATNFPDYPKYSVWNNAYIVTTNENSSAVYALNRTQMLAGTGGTAQRFTVATFGTIGFQAMTPVSLDGTTAPPSGTPAMVMRMRDDAWSGAATDALEIWAFNINWSNANATTLTQVATLGVQAFDSNLCGYTSFSCIDQPGSSTNLDPLRELLMNRIHYRNFGTHESIVCCHVTDVNGSDRSGIRWYELRRTNGTSGSWSIYQQGTYSPDAASRWMPSIGISASGNIGMAYSVSSSSIYPSLRYTGRKSCDPLNSMTEPETSIIAGTTPNNSNRWGDYHALGLDPTDGETFWFTGAYGTGNAWSTRVAAFDLPTCSPAVTFSVATQAANEANGTTANGCLPYVDVIIPIGIASAPSQNASVNVTVSGGTATQGVDYQLLNTNITLSSGNLTGNVTVRVFNDDYVEGNETIILSYSLNANGGNATQGGVNQTVTITINDDDLDPALAQGTQTILSENFENGLGIMTTLNPAGDTPWQVGNEAAAETQPYNIPSTNTSNFAYVNDDDCNCDMSEVDLIFPTIDLSSYTSAQVSFDTYFEGNTYQGSTEYAGLFVSLDGQNFSLVGDLVASGVDGPWVSQQFDLAAYLGESTVTLLIYYNDGGGWLYGCTVDNVLVTGETNIAVQAAVNTNNGDEAKLGPNGTVHFYDPTTGDVMASIQNTSSWDYGCVTLEVDRSGLNPSAVAFNSNANADKLHSKTFSIVPENNNPNGTYNLSLYYRQNEVTAWESATGNSRNNAQIIKVSNARINDVTPANFASYAIGNASATVSSFGSDVKFTASFNTGFSGFGVGILNTLITDINEPLTDVGVYPNPNDGSFTISGLELGSTYRVYNALGKLILGEQFAVQNQRVQLSDVAPGVYFLVAEQDGKLGKVQFIVTD